Sequence from the Rhodococcus jostii RHA1 genome:
CGCCGAGCTGGAACCAGGCGGCCAGAGTCGGGTCGGCGCGCACCAGCCGGATCGCGGCCAGCATCGCCTCCACGATCACATCCTTCGGATCACCGGCCGCGGACACCTCCTCCGCGACCAGCGCGCCGATGCGCCGGGCCTCGCGGTGAACGAACGCCAGCTGCAGCGACTGCCTGCTGTCGAAGTAGCGGTACAACGTGGCCCGGGAACATCCGGCCGCCCGGGCGACCTCGGCCATCCCGACGGCCGCGATGCCGTTCTCGACATACAGCTGGGCCGCGACGTCGAGGATCCGCTCGGCGGCGAGG
This genomic interval carries:
- a CDS encoding TetR/AcrR family transcriptional regulator, with product MTADWMRDERPRLAAERILDVAAQLYVENGIAAVGMAEVARAAGCSRATLYRYFDSRQSLQLAFVHREARRIGALVAEEVSAAGDPKDVIVEAMLAAIRLVRADPTLAAWFQLGDSGLAAQIAHSSDVIESLGSAFLGQAGFSGEETSRKARWLVRIIVSLLTVPGVDDTDERTMLEQFVAPALAEHDSGCA